GCGTTTGTATTTTAAAAGATCGACCCCTTTTTCCCTCGCCTTGATTGAAATAAGCGTCTGCTTTCCTTCGCGGAGATCGGAGGCACGGTCTTTCCCGCTCTTTTCCGAAGAAGTTAAAAGATCGATGAGATCGTCCTGGATCTGGAACGCGATTCCGGTGTTGAGCCCGAAGTTATAGAGCGTTTTTGTCTGCTGTGCGTTGCCGCCGCCAAGGATCGCCCCGATCCCTGCAGCTGCTGCATACAGGACGCCGGTCTTCTTCTTGACCATCTCCATATATTCGTACTCGTTCACATCGTCCCGCCTCTCAAACGACATGTCCATATGCTGCCCCTCGCAGATATCGGCACAGGCGCGGGCAAGCATCGATACCGCACGGGCCTTTGCATTGCCATCGGCATTCGAAAGGCAGATGAACTCGAATGCACGGGCATAGAGGACATCGCCGGCCAGAATACCGGTCGGGACGTCCCATCTGGTATGAACGGTCTGCACTCCCCGCCGCAGGGAATCGTCGTCCATGATGTCGTCATGGATGAGGGTGAAGGTATGCGTGAGCTCGAGCGCGAGAGCCGCCTGCATAATATCATAGGAGCTCCCGGGCTTCACCGCATCCGCTGCAAGCATGACAACCGCGGGGCGCAGCCTCTTTCCCCCGGCAGCGAGGAGATGTGCGGATGCCATGTTCAGCTCACCGACCCGGCAGGTAAAATACCGGTCAATCATGTGGTTTATCTGTTCTGCGACGGATGAAAGGTAAGGTTCAAGCTCCATGGCACAATTCCCCTAGTTCAGTTTGAGGCGCTGCCCGTTCCTGAGCATATGCAGGTCAGAATGGAGCGTGTACCCCATGTCCGATGCAAAGTCCGCATAGCTCGCGGTCATTTTCATGGATCCGTGCGCAGGGATGACATGCTGCGGGTTGAGTATCTGGACCATCTCGTAGTGGTCTTCGCGGTACGCGTGGCCGCTGACATGCAGGTCTTCAAATATACGCACTCCCGCAAGTTTCAGGTGCGCTTCGATCATGTACCGCTGCCCGAAGTTCATCGGGTTGGGGATGACGTTTGCCGAGAAAACGACCTTGTCTCCTTTGGCAAGCAGGTAGGGAGTGTCTCCCGTGGCGACACGGGTCAGGATCGAACCGGGTTCGCCCTGGTGGCCTGTGACAATCGGCATGAATTTTTCCTTTCCCTCCTTCATCATCCTTCGCATTGTCCGGTCGACGGTGCGCCGGTTGCCAAAGACGCTGGTCGTAGACGGGAACGAAACAAGCTTCATCTGCTCGGCAGTTACCGAGTACCGCTCCATCGACCTGCCAAGGAGCACCGGTTTTCTCCCGATCTCGTGGGCGCATTCCGCAATGGTTTTGACACGCGAGATATGGGAGGAGAATGTGGAAACAAGGATTGCATTCTTGTCGTCCTCGTAACTCGTGATTGTGTCCCGCACAAGGTTGCGGGCAATCCTCTCGCTGGGACACCTTCCTGACCGTTCGATGTTGGTGCATTCCACAATCAGGGCGATTACTCCTTCCTTCCCGATCTGCCGGAGCCGCGCAAAGTCCGGCGGTTCACCGATCACCGGGGTCCGGTCCAGCTTGAAGTCCAGCGCATAAACAATCGCGCCGTGCGGGGTGTGGAGCACCGCGACCACCGTATCGATGATCGAGTGCTGCATCCGCACAAACTCAAGCACCAGTGTCTGCGAGAGCGTGTACCGCTGCCCGGACTTCAGCGGGAAGAGCTTGTTGTTGACCCCGAATTTCTGCTCGCCCGATATCTGCTGGCGGATCAGCTCGGTGGTGTACGGGGTTGATATGATCGGCGCGTTGTACCTGTGCGCCAGTTTGGGGATTGCACCGATATGGTCAAGGTGCCCATGGGTGCAGACAATCGCTTTCACGGTCCCCTCGACCGAGTTCATCATCGTGTCGTCCGGTATCGCCTTGATCTTTATCAGGTCAAGGGAGTGCATATTCTCGATCTCCGCGTCTTCGTGGATCATCACCTGATCCAGGCGGAGTCCCATGTCAAAGATGACAATTTCCTTTCCGCAGCGGACGGCGGTCATATTCCGCCCGACTTCATCATACCCGCCCACTGCGATAATCTCGATATCCATGTATACTGTCTCCTGTTCTCGTTTTGTTGTGTGTGAATAAAAAAAATTTAAAAATTATTTCCTGATGCCCGCCGGATTATCCCTGTCGATCATCTGCCGGGTCTTTCCGGTGACAAACATCCGCGCTTTCCTAAGGTCTGTGACGCGGGCTGATCCTGTAAGGAACATTGCAGCATCCAGTTGCCGGTGAACCGCATCGATCTTTTGTCCGAGCGCCTCGTCGCTTTCAAGAGCGGCGGGAAGGAGCGGGAGCGCCATCCCGCAGAGGTCGGCCCCGAGCGCGAGCGCTTTTGCCATGTCCAGACCACTACGTATGCCTCCTGATGCAATTACTGAACCCGGGGACGCCAGCACTTCGCACAGGCTCACAACCGTGGGGATCCCCCAGTCTGCAAAGTCCTCGCCGAGGGCCATTTTATTCCTGTCTGCAGGGTTCCGGTTCTTTTTTGCCCGTACACTTTCTACCGCAGCCCACGACGTCCCGCCTGCCCCGCCTACATCAAGTACTACAACTCCCGCACCACGACACTTCCGCGCAGTCTCTGCCGAGATACCGGAACCGGTCTCTTTCACAATCACCGGCGTCTTTGTGTCCTTGCAGAGCGCCCGTATGGCATCGAGACATCCGGCCGCGTTATGGTCTCCTTCCGGCTGGATTGCTTCCTGCAGGAAGTTAAGGTGGATTGCGATTGCATCTGCACCGATCATCGCGACAGCCTGCTCCGCCCATTCGATGCCATGGTCGCGGAGCTGGACGGCGCCGAGGTTTGCCACAAGAAACGCATGCGGCGCCTCATCCCGCACCACCGAGAATGTGTCGGCAAGGCCGGGGTTTTCAAGGGCAGCCCGCTGGGAGCCGACACCCATGCCGATCCCAAAGCGCTCTGCTGCCCGCGCAAGCCTGGCATTCACCTCTTTTGTCTCCGGGTGCCCGCCGGTCATTGCAGAGATAAAAAGAGGAGATGAGAATGTCCGGGACAAAAAACGAGTGCGCCGGTCAATCGCTGCCATATCGCACTCCGGCAGCGCGTTGTGTACGAACCGTATGTCGGAAAAACCGGCATCGCCACGCTCGATATCCTCCTCTGCGCAGATCCGCAGGTGGTCAAGCTTCCGTGACGATGTAAAATGTTTTTTGTCTCCCATGGTCTCCCTCCCTTTTTATTTTCTCACTTTTGTCCCGCCGCAGTCCCTTCCGATAAGGAAATCGGGGACGCGTGAGACATGGAAAATTTCAGACCCGACACCCGCACGCGCGAGGTCGAGCAGTTCATTGATCTTCCCTCTCATTCCACCGGTGACATCGGTAAATGTCGAGCTGCCGATATCGAGGGCGCGGGCAGATGCCGGTGTAATCTCCGGCACAACCGTCCCCCCATTCAGCACTCCCGGTACATCGGTGGCGAGCCCCACACGGTCAATGCTGATCAGCGGTGCGAGATAGCGCACAAGCTGGTCACCTGACACGATGCAGGCGCCCCGGGACTTGTCCATCACCACATCGCCGTGGATCACCGGAACCATCCCGAGGGTTAACATTTTTTCAAGCTGCCGCTTCTCGAATGCGACCAGCCTCCCGTTATCTGCAAACGCGACATGAAGCGGGTGGATTCCCAGCGCCTCCACGCCATGCCCCTGCAGCGCTGCTACTACCGCATCATTCAGCCGGGCAACCGCATGGTGCGTGACCGCGATGCCTTCCGCATGCCCCGCGTTTGCACCGCGGTCGAGATGATACCGCTTTGCTTCCGGATGGCCGCATGAGCCGGCGCCGTGCACGATTACCAGGCCCGGTACCGGGTTTTCTGCCACTGCCAGTGCAATGTCAGCGACCTGCGCATGGTTGATCGCACAGTCGCCGCTCTTGTCGGTGATCACGCTCCCGCCAAGCTTGAGCATTACACGGTCAGACATGTTTCTCCTTTCGTGCACCTTCGGTGTCGATACCGGTCACGATCGCCCGGGCATTGCATGCCTCGATTGCCTTTGCCACCCGGTGCTTGAGCCCTTTTGGGGTTACAGCGACCATGCATCCCCCGCCACCCGCACCGGTCAGCTTTGCGCCAAACGCACCTGCCGCCCTTGCAGCAAGCACGAGACGCGAGAGCGCCGGGTGACCCACCCCGAGGGCATCGAGCAATGCATGGTTCATATCCATGTACCTGCCCAGTTCCTGCGGGTTGTTGAGGTGGTGGATCGCGTTCAGGCTCACCCCCTCGATCGCATCGAGCAGGTGGCTGACAATCTCCGGATGTTTTTTTTTGAGATCGCTTACCTGCTCTACCATCTGGGAGGTGTTGTGCGATACGAGGGTGTCGCCGATTACGATGTGGAGGTTCTGCGGGGGAAGGCGCCGGCGGGAGGAGCCGGTGATCAGGACAATCCCGCCATAGGATGATACGGTGGTATCGGTGGGGCTTGCCCTGCCTTTCTGCACCTTCTTTTCGATCCCAAATGCCATGTCGGCGATCTCTTCCCGCGTTTTGCCCAGATGGAATTCATCGTTGATGGCGCAAAGCGTGGCAACCGTCACTGCTGCAGACGACCCAAGACCGGACGAACTCGGGATCTGCGAGTTGATGTACACGCTGCCATTGACACCCAACTCGGTAAAGCAGTTGTGGATGTAAGGTGAACCCGCTGACTGGGGACGTTTGCTCTGGCGCACGGTCACATAGACGCGGGGCTTGATCGCCATCGCAATTCCGGGTTTGCCGTACACCACCGCATGCTCGCCGAACAAAAAGACCTTGCCCGGCGCACTCCAAGTTGCCAACCTATATCACCGCAATGGCCGCATACCCCACGACTTCAGCCCGGTCACCGGTTACATCCCCGCTTGTCGCGTACTTAAGGAGCCTGCCCTGAGTTGCCCCCATCGCCCGGCACGCTTCCACCATGGCCGCAATCGGGCCGTACCCGCAGGCAGAGACCTTCCGCCTTTCAATGCGTAAAAAGAACTCCCCGATGTCAAGCGACTGCAGGGATTCGATCGCATACAGGTCATTTTCCCGGGCGAGCGCCTCCGGAATATAATGGGAGAAATCGCTTGACGCAACGACCCGCACGTCCCGCCTGGTAGCCCTGGCTGCGGCAGTTATTTTCCTGCCAAGGTGCATCGCGCTCTCTTCGTCCTGCCCGCCCATCATCACCGGTGCAACCCTGGCCCGGGGGAACCGGAACTTGATAAACGGCATCTGGACTTCAAGCGAATGCTCATCTGCATGCGAAAACTCGTCAGTTTCGATATCGAGGGCTTTTACAAATGCTTCGTCCGTATCGATCACACCGAGCGGTGTTTCCCATGGGACTGCCGACGCTGCTGTCATGTACCCCCGGTGGGACGGGCCTATCACCACGAATGTGCCCGAGAAGTCAGAGGGGATTGCGGCATATGCCCGCGCCGCAACCTCCCCTGAATAGATATACCCTGCATGGGGTGCAACAATACCCAGTGCATCCACCGGTTCGCCGCCTTTTGCAAAGAACCGGGTGAGCAGCTGCTCAAGATGATTGGGTTCCCGCGGGTAGAACATCCCCGCCACTGCGCATGCACGCATCTTCATCGGATAAACCCTCTGGTCAAACTGGTATATCCAGATATCGGTTGCCAGAAAAGCCGGGCAGCCGGATCAGATATCAGTCTCAAAGTCTTCGGGGGCCAGTGCCGTGGATATGCCGCGGAGCCGGAGCATCTCGCGGGTGAGCAGGAAGTAGACCATCGAGAGCGCTTTTCTCCCCTTGTTGTTGGTCGGGATCACAAGGTCGACAAACTTGGTCATATTGTTGGTATCGCAGAGCGCGATGACCGGAATGCCGCACTGGACGCCCTCGTGGATAACCTGTGCATCGCCGATAGGGTCAGTGACGACAATCACTTCAGGTTCGATGTAGCCGTCAAGTACCGGGTTGGTGAGGAGGCCGGGTATGAATCGTCCGGTAGCTGACATTGCGCCGATCGTGTCGGCAAACTTCTTTGCCGGGTACTGCCCGTACTGGCGGGAGGTGACGACAAGGATATTCGGGGGCTCATAATGGTTCAGGAAGTTTGCCACGGTCTTGATACGTGCGTCGGTCTCCCGGATATCCAGGATATAGAGCCCATCACCGCGGACGCGGTAGATGAACCTCTTCATGTCTTCGCTCTTCTGCTGGGTGCCGATGTGGACACCTGCCGCAAGATAATCTTCGACAGGGACGAGCGGTTCTTTTAATTCAATTTCCATCTCGGTAACTTGGGTCATATCTGTTCCTCTATGCGAATCAGTTCGTTCAGTTTTGCAATGCGTTCCCCGCCAACCACACCGGTTTTTAAGAAAACACAGGAGAACGCGGTTGCGAGGTGTGCAATTGTCGTATCAGTGGTCTCACCGGACCGGTGGCTCATCACCGTGTCCAACCCCTGGGTATGGGCAAGCCTGACCGCGTCAAAGGTGTCAGTCAGGGTGCCCACCTGGTTGGGTTTGATCAGTACGCAGTTCGCGGATGCCGATTCGATGCCCTGCAGGATACGGTCGACCTGCGTGACAAAGATGTCGTCACCGCAGACAAGGCACCGGTCACCGACCTGTGCGTTGAGATCGGCAAAGCCGGAAAAGTCCTCTTCATGCATCGGGTCTTCGACATAGACAAGCTTGTATTTGTCCACAAGCTCCGCGATGTACGCGACCTGATCTTCGGTGGAGCGCTTCTTCCTGCGGTACTTGTAATGCCCATCGCTCCAGAGCTGGCTTGCCGCAACATCGATGCCCATATCTACAGATACGTTCATCTCGTCGGCAACGGTACTGCAGGCTTCGGCAATAATATCGAATGCAAGGGCGTCATCTATCTGGGGCGCCCATGCACCCTCGTCTCCCTTGCCGCATGCCTTGCCCTTCTTGTTCAGGATCTCTTTGACGGTGCGGTGCACTGCTGCGTTAGCAAATACTGCTTCCTGCACATCGGCAGCATCGCCCGTGACCACCAGGAACTCCTGGATCTCGGTCGCATCTGCAGCGTGCGCACCGCCGCCGATCACGTTCCCGAGCGGGAGCGGCATCTCGGTAACAAACGCCCCGGCAAGGTACCGGAAGAGGGGCATGCCCCCTGCCGACGCAGCGGCTTTTGCGTTTGCAAGCGACAGGGCGACGGCGACATTTGCACCGATGCCGGAGAAGTTGTCTGTCCCGTCAATATCCCGGAGCTGCTCGTCAAACCCCGCCTGATCGGATGCGTCCAGGCCGATAAGGGCCGGCAGAAGGTTTGCCATTGCGCTCTCGACTGCATCCCCCGGGGGAAGGACTTTTGCCTCCCGTGACCCGGTGCTTGCACCGGCAGGGGCTGCTGCCCGGCCGAACCCTGATGTCGTGAGGATATCGGCTTCGACTGTCGGGTTCCCCCGGCTGTCCAGGATAACCCGGAGCTCGACTGCTTCAATCAACGTCATGGGTGTGTTCACTTCCTCTTTACGGTAATGGGTATTTTGTTTTGGGTGAATTCGTCGATCGCAATCTCCAGCGGATCGATCCTTTCGGTTTTGATGAGTAATGGTGCACCCATTGATATCTGCAGAGCACGGGCTCCGATAATCCGCGCCCGTTCATACCGGGTATATTGTGGTGTCTGCATGTGTCTTCCTCAGAATGGTCTAAATTAAAATGGGGTCGCTGAGATTCGAACTCAGGTCACTGCGTCCCGAACGCAATAGGATGGACCAGGCTACCCTACGACCCCCCATAAATGCGCCTCTCACTGGTACGGGTTGAGCTCATCGATGATCTCATTGTGCGTGAGCAGCATGCGCCGGCAGCAGTAGCGGGTAAGACCGAGGTCATCGAGGATCTTTTTGGGATCCTCGCCAGCTGCCCGCCTCAATTTAAACTCTTCAAACGCTGTGGAGACTGGTTTTCCACAGGTGAAGCATCGTACGGGTATCACGATTGTCGACCTCTCATTCTTTCTTTTATCCTAACGATAAGACTTTTGGAACTTCTTGCGTGCACCGCGCCCGTGCGGCTTTTTCGTTTCCTTCTGCCGCGAATCGTTGACAAGCAGCGTCCGGTCGTACAGCAGGTACGTGTCTTTCATCTGGGGATCGTTATGCCATTCGACAATTCCCCTCGCGAGAGCAGTGCGGATGGCTTCCGCCTGCCCCATCGAACCCCCTCCTTCAACATCGATAGCGACATCGATGCCGTTCACCGCGTTGGGCACAAGCAGGAGCGGTTCGGAGATCTTCATCCGTGTAACCTCGGTCCCGTACTTGTCCAGCGGGACGGAGTTGATCCGGATGATGCCCTTACCGGCCTTGAGCGTAGCCCGTGCGATTGCCGTCTTGCGTTTTCCACTTGTGTTGATGATCTTGACCATAATGACCACCCGTTAGAACTTTGCCCCCAGAAAGGTGCAGACTGCACCAAGGGTGACAAACTGTACATTGTTCAGCCGGTTCATGTGTGCCTCGTCAGGCACCTCCATCTCTTTACCCACGAAATCGACCGGGATGCCCACGTAGCACCGGATACGCCTCATCGCGTCAACGCCACGGGGGCGTTTGTACGGCAGCATACCGCGGATCGTTCTCTTCATTAAGTGGTCCGGCCTGCGCGGGAGGAACGGCCCCCAGCCGGTTGAACCCCGGCTGCGCTTGGTCTGGTAATTGGAAAGCACCCGCGCCCGGCTGCCTGAAATGATTGCCTTTTCCGCGTTGACGACCGCGATCTCCTCTCCGGCAAGCGCCCGCTGTGCGACAACGCTTGCAAGCCGTCCAAGGAGCATGCCATCACCGTTGATTACTGTCACCATCGTATGTTCACCTCAGGATACGGACACCGCTTCCCTTCGGGTTGTCCTGCAGGAGCTGTTCGATTGTCATGCACTGCCCTTTCGCGTCCCGGATCTTGCTTGTCGCTGATGCCGAGAAGTTCAGTGCCGCCACTTTCACCGATTGTGAAAGGGCGCCGCTGCCCAGCACCTTTCCGGGGACGATGATCGTCTCACCTTTCTGGGCGTAGCGCTCGATCTTGGAAAGGTTGACCTCGGCATGGTTCCTGTTGGAGGTCTCCAGCCTGCTTGCGATCTCGCGCCAGATCTTTGCCTCATTCTCGCGTGATGTATTCTTTAAGAGCGATATGAGATTGGTAAGACGGGGGTTCGTCTTTTCCACGGTTCTTGTCATTTCTTGTCATCCCCTGAAATTTCGCGTGTCTGTTTCTCCAGCTCGTCTGACTGTCCTTTGATGTGTTGCAGCGCCTGGCGCAGGATCTCTTTTACCGGAAGCGACCCGTCGCCTTCGACCACGAAAATATACCGGTCGGGCTCTGCTGAGACCTTGATTGCCGGTTCGTCCCCGATGCCGGTTGCCACGCATGCCCGTTCGCAGAGCCTGCACATGGAGCAATCGGATAGCTTGCCCTCAATAACCTCGACCTTCTTGCCTTTTGCGGCAAGGATTTCCCGCGGGCATTCCTCAATGCACATCCCGCACGCATCGCAGGCATCTGAAATCGCAATGACGGGATGGTTCTTGTACCCGCAGACATTCGTCGGCTGCCATTTGGCATGCTCTTTTCCGGTGTTGAGTTCCGCCCGCGCCTCGAGCACGAGCTTCTGCCCCTTGGTGAGTTTTACGATTGGGATATTATCATGCACCGGGACCGCTTTGGGGTCCTGCGGGATCAGGTCGCTTGACTTGACCATTTTGGGGCCTTCTACACTCAGGGTATAAGTGACCGAACAGCTCGGGCACCCCGCACCACCGCATGCACAGGTCTCCTTGCGGGAGTACGTGGCAAGGTCGGTGATGATCGGGATCAGCCCGAGCCGGTGGGCAAGCATCTCGTCGAAGAGTGCGCTTGTATTGTCATAGATGCGCACTTCGTCGATCGCAAGCGTCGGCACTTCAGAGATCATCGCCCTGCGCAGTGCATTTGCAAATGAGGGGGGGGCACCGATAAGTGTGAATCGCGCAATAGTATCGTCAAGACTTGCAAACTGGATCTCCATCACACTCTCCTTCCTCGTCTGCCACCCTTCGGACGGCATGAGTCGTGGGGGATAGGCGTGACGTCTTCAATCCTGCCGATGCGCATGCCGGCACGGGCGAGCGCACGGATTGCTGCCTGCGCTCCGGGCCCGGGGCTGCGCTGCTTGCCCTGCCCGGGTGCACGCACCTTGACATGGACACCAACGATTCCCTTCTCTTTTGCAGCAGCCGCAACATTTCCGGCCATCTGCATCGCTGCATACGGCGAGCTTTCGTTACGGTCCTGCTTGACCACCATGCCTCCTGAGCTCTTGGTCACCGTCTCTGCGCCTGATAGGTCGGTGATGGTGATGATGGTGTTGTTAAACGATGCGAAGATATGGGCAATGCCCCACTTCTCCTTGTCTGATGCTGCCATCTTATCTCACTCCCGGGGCTTTGGTGATACGCGCTTTTTCTGCATGGGAGTCCGCAACAAACGGCGATTTGCCGTAGTAGCTGATCTGCCCTTCTTCGGTGCGGCTAACCCGGTAACCGGGGATGCTCACGCGCCTTCCGCCGACCGCGATATGCCCGTGGGTGATGAGCTGCCGTGCCTGCTTTGGCGACCGTGCAAGGCCTTTGCGGTACACCAGCGTCTGGAGCCGTCGCTCGAGCTCGGTCTGGATCTTGAGGGAGAGGATGTCATCGATATCCGCATCCGGGCCGAGCAGTCCTCCCCTTTGCATGGAAGTGATAAGTTCAGACCTTTTCGCTTCAAAGAGCGGCCGGTCAGTACTGCTTGACATGAGCGCAAGCAGGTTGCGTGCCCCTTTCCGGTACTTGCGCAGGATGCTCTGCGCCTTCCACACTTCCCGCTTGTTCCGTAGCCCGTACTCGATGACAAGCCGTGTCTCCTGCTCAATCCGCGTCTTTTCAAACGGGCGTTTGGGAGTCTGGTATGATTTATGGTTCTTTCCCGGGTATCCCATGGTTTTACGCGCCTCCCTCTTTGGTCTTCTTCACACCAACGGTCGCGCCGGTTCTGCCCGTGGACTTGGTGCGCTGCCCGCGGACTTTCTGCCCGGTCTCGTGGCGGATTCCCTTGTAGCAGCGAATCTTTCTCATCATGTTGACATCGTCATCTCTGGCCATCGTCACATCGATGCCTAACAGGTGTTTTGCTTCACCGGTGTAGACATCCTTGGGCCGGTTCGTCATCCATGACGGCACTTTGGTGCCATAATGGTCGATGACGGCACGGAGCCGGTTGACCCCGTCCTCATCCAGACGCCCCAGCGTCGTATATTCGTTGACTTTTGCCATGCGGGAGATAACGCTTGACGTATGCCTGCCCACACCCTTGATCCCGGTGAGGGCGACACGGACGGATTTTGTCCCGTCCAGATCGGTGGTGCCAATCCGTACAAAGTATTTTATGTCTTCTTCCTGAGCCATCCAATCCCCTCGTTTTTGTGAGATTTTCTCTGAAGCGCTGAGGGAGGGATTTGAACCCTCGAGTCCCAGGGGGACACAGGTTTAGCAAACCTGCGCCATACCAGGCTTGGCTACCTCAACAGAGGAATCTCGCATCTTTTACAGACACTCGCAGCAGATATCCGCTGCTCCATGAATGGTGCTTTATAATATGGTTGGGTCGGGATTATAAGTGTTTGTGTTATATGAATCCCGAATGTAATGAGGGATGAATATCGAGAAGATTTTCATCAGAAAATCTTCGCTGTGTCGAACCCCCCTCGGGGGTGAGCTTGAGAAGATTTCCGAAGGAATTCTTCGAGTGTGCAATATAAGCCCGCCATGAACCGCAATTTTACCGGCTATTGTTCATCGGCCGGTGACACGGACTGCCGGTACCTGTCTTTTGGTACGTTGATCTCGAACCTTGCTCCTTTTCCATATTCCCCGGTCTCTGCAATCGTGATACCTGTGATGGAAAGGATCTCCCGGATCAAAAACAGCCCGAGGCCTGTGTGTTTGCCAAACCCGCGGATAAAGATCTTCTCCTTGTTTTCTGAAGGGATGCCGGTCCCGTTATCCTCATACACGATTGTCAGCCCGCCCGGGGATTCCTGCGAGAAGAGTGAGATGGCAGTCACACGATCCCCGTGCCGTACCGAGTTTTCCATAAGATTGTAAAAGACTTTCTCGATTAAGGGGTCAGAGAATATCGAAATGCCGTCAAGGTGCACATTGAGAGCAACCTCTTTGAGGGGGAGCTGGACTGCAGCCCTCCTGATGGTTGACGGGAGGTCCTGCCATTCCGGTGACCGCACCCCGATATCCTCGTAGTATTTTGTAAATTCGATCTGGCGCTCGATGGACAGTACCGTATCGATCTCCTTATGCATGTATTCAAGGAGGGCAGGATCGCGTGTCAGTTCCTGGGAGAGTTCAAGGTAGGCAAGCAACGCCGTGATTTTGTTGAGGATGTCATGGCGGGTAACCGAAGACAGTATATTGAGTTTTTTGTTTGCATGCGCCAGCGCTTCGTTAATGCGCTCCAGTTCCCGGTTGTGGTAAGCCATCTCCTGCTGTAACGCCCTGCGTTCCGTGATGTCCTCGATGACCCCGTCCACCCATTCAACTTCACCGTTTTCATTGCATTTCGGTCTGGCATTCACCGAGACCCAGATCAGTGTCCCGTCCTTCTTTTTTAATTGGAGGACCCGGCCCTTATAAATTCCACATGCATTGAGGTCTGATAGGAATTTTTTCCTCTCTTCAGGATTA
Above is a genomic segment from Methanoregula sp. containing:
- the fni gene encoding type 2 isopentenyl-diphosphate Delta-isomerase, with translation MGDKKHFTSSRKLDHLRICAEEDIERGDAGFSDIRFVHNALPECDMAAIDRRTRFLSRTFSSPLFISAMTGGHPETKEVNARLARAAERFGIGMGVGSQRAALENPGLADTFSVVRDEAPHAFLVANLGAVQLRDHGIEWAEQAVAMIGADAIAIHLNFLQEAIQPEGDHNAAGCLDAIRALCKDTKTPVIVKETGSGISAETARKCRGAGVVVLDVGGAGGTSWAAVESVRAKKNRNPADRNKMALGEDFADWGIPTVVSLCEVLASPGSVIASGGIRSGLDMAKALALGADLCGMALPLLPAALESDEALGQKIDAVHRQLDAAMFLTGSARVTDLRKARMFVTGKTRQMIDRDNPAGIRK
- the mvk gene encoding mevalonate kinase, encoding MATWSAPGKVFLFGEHAVVYGKPGIAMAIKPRVYVTVRQSKRPQSAGSPYIHNCFTELGVNGSVYINSQIPSSSGLGSSAAVTVATLCAINDEFHLGKTREEIADMAFGIEKKVQKGRASPTDTTVSSYGGIVLITGSSRRRLPPQNLHIVIGDTLVSHNTSQMVEQVSDLKKKHPEIVSHLLDAIEGVSLNAIHHLNNPQELGRYMDMNHALLDALGVGHPALSRLVLAARAAGAFGAKLTGAGGGGCMVAVTPKGLKHRVAKAIEACNARAIVTGIDTEGARKEKHV
- the rpsB gene encoding 30S ribosomal protein S2; the protein is MTQVTEMEIELKEPLVPVEDYLAAGVHIGTQQKSEDMKRFIYRVRGDGLYILDIRETDARIKTVANFLNHYEPPNILVVTSRQYGQYPAKKFADTIGAMSATGRFIPGLLTNPVLDGYIEPEVIVVTDPIGDAQVIHEGVQCGIPVIALCDTNNMTKFVDLVIPTNNKGRKALSMVYFLLTREMLRLRGISTALAPEDFETDI
- a CDS encoding polyprenyl synthetase family protein, which codes for MELEPYLSSVAEQINHMIDRYFTCRVGELNMASAHLLAAGGKRLRPAVVMLAADAVKPGSSYDIMQAALALELTHTFTLIHDDIMDDDSLRRGVQTVHTRWDVPTGILAGDVLYARAFEFICLSNADGNAKARAVSMLARACADICEGQHMDMSFERRDDVNEYEYMEMVKKKTGVLYAAAAGIGAILGGGNAQQTKTLYNFGLNTGIAFQIQDDLIDLLTSSEKSGKDRASDLREGKQTLISIKAREKGVDLLKYKRDLTDADIEAAIRELTDAGVIADVRKVAADLVADSNRHLALLPPTQERQLLMDIGEFFVTRSF
- the eno gene encoding phosphopyruvate hydratase; translated protein: MTLIEAVELRVILDSRGNPTVEADILTTSGFGRAAAPAGASTGSREAKVLPPGDAVESAMANLLPALIGLDASDQAGFDEQLRDIDGTDNFSGIGANVAVALSLANAKAAASAGGMPLFRYLAGAFVTEMPLPLGNVIGGGAHAADATEIQEFLVVTGDAADVQEAVFANAAVHRTVKEILNKKGKACGKGDEGAWAPQIDDALAFDIIAEACSTVADEMNVSVDMGIDVAASQLWSDGHYKYRRKKRSTEDQVAYIAELVDKYKLVYVEDPMHEEDFSGFADLNAQVGDRCLVCGDDIFVTQVDRILQGIESASANCVLIKPNQVGTLTDTFDAVRLAHTQGLDTVMSHRSGETTDTTIAHLATAFSCVFLKTGVVGGERIAKLNELIRIEEQI
- the amrB gene encoding AmmeMemoRadiSam system protein B, coding for MKMRACAVAGMFYPREPNHLEQLLTRFFAKGGEPVDALGIVAPHAGYIYSGEVAARAYAAIPSDFSGTFVVIGPSHRGYMTAASAVPWETPLGVIDTDEAFVKALDIETDEFSHADEHSLEVQMPFIKFRFPRARVAPVMMGGQDEESAMHLGRKITAAARATRRDVRVVASSDFSHYIPEALARENDLYAIESLQSLDIGEFFLRIERRKVSACGYGPIAAMVEACRAMGATQGRLLKYATSGDVTGDRAEVVGYAAIAVI
- a CDS encoding RNase J family beta-CASP ribonuclease, whose translation is MDIEIIAVGGYDEVGRNMTAVRCGKEIVIFDMGLRLDQVMIHEDAEIENMHSLDLIKIKAIPDDTMMNSVEGTVKAIVCTHGHLDHIGAIPKLAHRYNAPIISTPYTTELIRQQISGEQKFGVNNKLFPLKSGQRYTLSQTLVLEFVRMQHSIIDTVVAVLHTPHGAIVYALDFKLDRTPVIGEPPDFARLRQIGKEGVIALIVECTNIERSGRCPSERIARNLVRDTITSYEDDKNAILVSTFSSHISRVKTIAECAHEIGRKPVLLGRSMERYSVTAEQMKLVSFPSTTSVFGNRRTVDRTMRRMMKEGKEKFMPIVTGHQGEPGSILTRVATGDTPYLLAKGDKVVFSANVIPNPMNFGQRYMIEAHLKLAGVRIFEDLHVSGHAYREDHYEMVQILNPQHVIPAHGSMKMTASYADFASDMGYTLHSDLHMLRNGQRLKLN
- a CDS encoding DNA-directed RNA polymerase subunit K, which gives rise to MQTPQYTRYERARIIGARALQISMGAPLLIKTERIDPLEIAIDEFTQNKIPITVKRK
- a CDS encoding DNA-directed RNA polymerase subunit N; its protein translation is MIPVRCFTCGKPVSTAFEEFKLRRAAGEDPKKILDDLGLTRYCCRRMLLTHNEIIDELNPYQ
- a CDS encoding isopentenyl phosphate kinase, with translation MSDRVMLKLGGSVITDKSGDCAINHAQVADIALAVAENPVPGLVIVHGAGSCGHPEAKRYHLDRGANAGHAEGIAVTHHAVARLNDAVVAALQGHGVEALGIHPLHVAFADNGRLVAFEKRQLEKMLTLGMVPVIHGDVVMDKSRGACIVSGDQLVRYLAPLISIDRVGLATDVPGVLNGGTVVPEITPASARALDIGSSTFTDVTGGMRGKINELLDLARAGVGSEIFHVSRVPDFLIGRDCGGTKVRK